Sequence from the bacterium genome:
TCCCTGATCTCACCCCCTTTATCCCTTAATTGGATTATTTTAACAGAAGATTCAATTGCCTTTTCTGCTACCTCTATAGCATTGCATAACCCTGTATCAATGATTAAATATAAACCCTTTATCCTTGGCTTAAACAAAGCCTTTTCTATTGCATAGACGCTATACCTTATCTTTCTAAAATCCCCTCCCAAGAACTCCTCAAGAACCCTTAAACCCTCCTCTGTTCTTTTTATGTTTGCTTCTAAAACCTCCCGCCAATTGTCCTTGTTGTAATCATCTATCCTTGTTCCAATATCACCTTCAACATCCCTTTCTTTAAGAAGAAGGGGTAAAGGCAGAGAAATCAAGGCAATCCTATGCCTTATCTCTTTTATTTTCTCTGTAATTTCCTTATCTTCTAAAATAAACCTTGCAATATCCTCTATAACCCTTAAGCCCTCCCTTACCCTATTCAGATTGGCATCAATAATTCTTATATTCATTTTGAAAGCAAAAGGGAAAAAAGGCAAACAATTCCTGAAAGATACATAAGAATTTTAAAGTCATAATGGGAAAGGATTAAGCCACTCAAGATTGGACCAATCACAGAGGCAAGACAGACCAGGGAATAAAGAATTCCACTTACGGTTGATTGCTCCCTATTTTTGGAAAGGAGTTCCTGAAGAGAGCCGACTTGCAATGTAGCATAGGAAAAAGCAAGTAAAATCTGGATGGGAAGGATATAGAAGAAGGAAGGAGAAATGCCATATCCCAGAAAGACAAATGCGGATGCAAGAAGCCCTGTTTTTATAAGAATGGTATTTCTATGGCTCTCAACCAATGGTGTAATGAAAAATTGGGAGAATGTATTTAAAAAATAGGCAATTCCAACCCAAAACTTGCTTGCACCAAGGGATACAAGAAAAAGGGGGAAGATTGCCCAGATAGATGCGGCAGAAAGGCTTCTTAAGAAATAGGGAAGATATATCCCCATATTTCTTTTTAAAACATCAAAAAATGCCTTCCCCTCTATTTTCTCTTGGGAAAAATTCCTCTTTTCCCCCCTTGCAATAAGGAATCCCATAAAAAATAAAGAGCTACTTAAAAGAAATATAGCCTTATAGCTTTGAATAAAACCTGCTAATATACTTCCAAATGCCCAGCCAAGCGAGCCATATCCTACGAACCTTCCCATCATTCCATTCCTGTGGTAAAATCCATAGACCGATAAAGCCGCAGGATACATCCCCCAAACAAGACCCGTGATAGCCCTTATAAAGAGCAAGGAGCTTGGATTCTTTATAAAGATATGACAAAAGATCATAATTGAGGAAAAAAGAAGCCCCAGAAAAAGAAATATTCTTCTTTCAAACCGATCAGAAAGAAAACCAAAGAGGGAAAAGCTTACAAATGCTAAGCCATTAAAAGTGGCAATTACCAATCCAATAAAGAAAAGGGAGGCGTTTAGCTCTTTGGCAAGCAGGGGAATAAAAACAGAGGAGGACATTAATCCCGAATAGGTCAAGAATTGGATGATATTTGTTCTCAAAGCCTTTTTCCAATAAGAAAGCCAATGAGGCAGGAAAGAAGGAGGATTATTGTCTTAAGTGGGCCAAAGCTTATGATAAGAAGACCAAAGAATAGCCCGATTAAACCTCCCAAAAAAGCATTTGGGTTTTTCTCTATCCATCCCTTTATTAGCTCAAGAAATCTCATCCTAACCTCCTTCTTCTTTTTATA
This genomic interval carries:
- a CDS encoding thiamine phosphate synthase is translated as MNIRIIDANLNRVREGLRVIEDIARFILEDKEITEKIKEIRHRIALISLPLPLLLKERDVEGDIGTRIDDYNKDNWREVLEANIKRTEEGLRVLEEFLGGDFRKIRYSVYAIEKALFKPRIKGLYLIIDTGLCNAIEVAEKAIESSVKIIQLRDKGGEIR
- a CDS encoding DUF2273 domain-containing protein, producing MRFLELIKGWIEKNPNAFLGGLIGLFFGLLIISFGPLKTIILLLSCLIGFLIGKRL
- a CDS encoding MFS transporter gives rise to the protein MRTNIIQFLTYSGLMSSSVFIPLLAKELNASLFFIGLVIATFNGLAFVSFSLFGFLSDRFERRIFLFLGLLFSSIMIFCHIFIKNPSSLLFIRAITGLVWGMYPAALSVYGFYHRNGMMGRFVGYGSLGWAFGSILAGFIQSYKAIFLLSSSLFFMGFLIARGEKRNFSQEKIEGKAFFDVLKRNMGIYLPYFLRSLSAASIWAIFPLFLVSLGASKFWVGIAYFLNTFSQFFITPLVESHRNTILIKTGLLASAFVFLGYGISPSFFYILPIQILLAFSYATLQVGSLQELLSKNREQSTVSGILYSLVCLASVIGPILSGLILSHYDFKILMYLSGIVCLFSLLLSK